From one Bacillus sp. FJAT-42376 genomic stretch:
- a CDS encoding LysR family transcriptional regulator, with protein sequence MEIRHILTFQSIVEIGSYTGAAAKLGYTQSTITSHIQALEHAIGGELFTYTNRNLQLTHLGRELIPLAEDLLSAHDQIKSMKSTKEVKGVLKVAAPESLTISKLAPIIKEFSLKYPRVKLILTNGTCGQNQMNLISGRVDVAFMVYPEVKHEKCLHYSLGEEKIVLVSSKEGPDHFNEYNGSHYFITNEEGCSYRSMFERYLIKQGIHHFQTMELWSIEAIKQIVMSGLGFSALPYMTVKEEIQNGKLKILHHSGTFDPFYSHMLIKKKKWLSPAVEAFVEVVMKSIGDTEEMHNLG encoded by the coding sequence ATGGAGATCAGGCACATTCTAACGTTTCAATCTATCGTAGAAATAGGCAGCTATACAGGTGCGGCTGCGAAACTGGGCTATACGCAATCCACCATCACTTCCCATATACAGGCACTGGAGCATGCGATAGGCGGTGAACTTTTCACCTACACGAATCGAAACCTGCAGCTTACTCATCTAGGCAGGGAATTAATCCCCTTAGCAGAAGATTTACTCTCTGCTCACGATCAGATCAAGAGCATGAAGAGCACAAAAGAAGTGAAAGGCGTATTAAAAGTAGCGGCACCCGAGTCTTTAACCATCTCCAAGCTAGCGCCAATCATCAAGGAATTCTCCCTCAAATATCCCCGTGTCAAATTAATATTAACCAACGGGACATGCGGACAAAATCAAATGAACTTGATTAGCGGACGGGTAGATGTAGCCTTCATGGTCTACCCGGAAGTGAAACATGAAAAATGCCTACACTATTCGCTGGGGGAAGAAAAAATCGTACTAGTAAGCAGCAAGGAAGGCCCGGACCATTTTAACGAATATAACGGCAGCCACTATTTCATCACCAATGAAGAAGGCTGCAGCTACCGCTCCATGTTTGAAAGATATCTGATCAAGCAAGGAATCCACCATTTTCAAACAATGGAACTCTGGAGTATCGAAGCCATTAAACAAATTGTGATGAGCGGACTTGGATTTTCCGCCCTGCCTTACATGACAGTCAAGGAAGAAATTCAGAACGGCAAACTGAAAATACTGCATCACTCTGGAACATTCGATCCCTTTTATTCTCATATGCTCATAAAAAAGAAAAAGTGGCTTTCCCCGGCAGTAGAGGCGTTTGTTGAGGTTGTCATGAAATCAATAGGGGATACAGAAGAAATGCACAATCTGGGGTAA
- the rlmD gene encoding 23S rRNA (uracil(1939)-C(5))-methyltransferase RlmD, producing MEMGQTFPLTIKRLGINGEGVGYFKKQVVFVAGALPGEEVVARVTKIQPKFAEAEIKKIRKASPHRVKAPCPYFGKCGGCQLQHLDYQQQLKEKRDILIQALERHTKFDVAKLDIRTTIGMDNPWEYRNKSQFQVGQQNGKLVAGLYGLNSHQLVAIDHCMVQTPATDKVTQGVKQILQDFKAEPYDERKRTGVVRNIVTRAGIETGEVQVVLVTEKNNLPRKDLIADEIMKRHPEVKSVVQNVNPGKTSMIFGDKSTKLKGKGTIDETMGGLSFELSPRAFFQLNPEQTKKLYNEVKTAAALTGKEKIADAYCGVGTIGLWLADGAKEIRGMDVIEASIEDANQNAKNHGINATYVTGTAEHWLPKWTKEGWKPDVVVVDPPRTGCDRALLDTIKKVKPKKFIYVSCNPSTLAKDLEYLAKEYKVEYMQPVDMFPQTAHVECVVQLILK from the coding sequence ATGGAAATGGGACAAACCTTCCCATTAACGATAAAAAGACTCGGCATCAACGGAGAGGGAGTCGGCTATTTCAAAAAGCAGGTCGTCTTCGTCGCAGGCGCCTTGCCGGGGGAAGAAGTCGTAGCAAGAGTCACGAAAATCCAGCCGAAGTTCGCGGAAGCGGAAATCAAAAAGATCCGGAAGGCTTCACCGCACCGGGTAAAAGCGCCATGCCCGTATTTCGGCAAATGCGGAGGCTGCCAGCTTCAGCATCTTGACTACCAGCAGCAGCTGAAGGAAAAGCGCGACATCCTCATTCAGGCACTGGAGCGCCATACGAAGTTCGATGTAGCGAAACTGGATATCCGTACAACGATCGGCATGGACAACCCTTGGGAGTACCGGAACAAAAGCCAGTTCCAGGTCGGCCAGCAAAACGGGAAGCTTGTGGCCGGGCTATACGGCCTGAACTCCCACCAGCTTGTCGCCATCGACCACTGCATGGTTCAGACACCGGCAACCGATAAAGTGACGCAAGGAGTGAAACAGATTCTTCAGGATTTCAAGGCCGAGCCGTATGACGAACGGAAGCGCACCGGTGTCGTCCGGAACATCGTCACAAGGGCTGGAATCGAAACCGGAGAGGTACAGGTCGTTTTAGTCACGGAGAAAAACAACCTGCCAAGAAAAGACCTGATTGCCGATGAAATCATGAAGCGCCACCCGGAAGTGAAGTCTGTCGTTCAAAACGTCAACCCGGGCAAAACATCGATGATTTTCGGTGACAAGTCGACGAAGCTGAAAGGAAAAGGAACGATTGACGAAACAATGGGAGGCCTGTCCTTTGAACTCTCGCCAAGAGCCTTCTTCCAGCTCAATCCCGAGCAGACGAAAAAGCTATATAACGAAGTGAAAACTGCAGCCGCCCTGACCGGCAAAGAAAAAATCGCCGACGCCTACTGCGGAGTCGGAACGATTGGCCTGTGGCTCGCTGACGGAGCAAAAGAAATTCGCGGCATGGACGTCATCGAAGCATCCATCGAAGACGCCAACCAAAACGCTAAAAACCACGGCATCAACGCCACCTACGTAACCGGAACCGCCGAACACTGGCTCCCCAAATGGACCAAAGAAGGCTGGAAACCAGACGTCGTCGTCGTCGATCCTCCAAGAACCGGCTGTGACCGTGCCCTGTTGGATACGATCAAAAAAGTAAAACCGAAGAAATTTATCTATGTGAGCTGTAATCCATCCACTCTTGCAAAGGATCTGGAGTATTTGGCGAAGGAGTATAAAGTTGAGTATATGCAGCCGGTGGATATGTTTCCGCAGACAGCGCATGTGGAGTGTGTGGTGCAACTGATTTTAAAATAA
- a CDS encoding NosD domain-containing protein, with product MPSKNHYDVTEWPIGNPYEDIGEVINSIIADIKSRQTDTDVKKGGKPGAVIYIPPGDYHLVSQVVIDISFLKIMGSGHGFTSSSIRFNASEKEWADMHELWPGGSRILVDLPLEENDEESKGAAFYVERSGNPRISSVEFSNFCIDGLHFKEDGSGMANPENTYTNGKTGIYVASACDSFRITGMGFVYLEHGITIYHADALSIHYNFIAECGNCIELRGWGQASKITDNLIGAGFKGYSIYAENFGGLLITANNIFPRGASSIYLDGVTRSSITNNRLHSFYPGMVVLQGNCSENLVSSNHFLRDHEPWTPFVGVDNGLDDVYGLLYISGHHNSVIGNHFSEVVHDIKPKGATPVIIRLASGNGNYISTNHVVATEVQANTSDSCYAAQVEALLATEAAEPLTVTTVLVEKESLQNTILDSGSDAQVVMDKTVNAFRATPVPGV from the coding sequence ATGCCCAGCAAAAACCATTACGACGTAACAGAGTGGCCAATCGGCAATCCGTATGAAGACATTGGCGAAGTAATCAATAGCATAATCGCGGATATAAAAAGCAGACAAACGGACACGGATGTAAAGAAAGGCGGAAAGCCGGGGGCGGTTATTTATATTCCGCCGGGGGATTATCATCTTGTCAGTCAAGTCGTGATTGATATCAGTTTTCTTAAAATTATGGGTTCTGGGCACGGGTTTACCTCTTCGAGTATTCGTTTTAATGCTTCTGAAAAGGAATGGGCGGATATGCATGAATTGTGGCCGGGCGGAAGCCGCATACTCGTCGATCTTCCCCTGGAAGAAAATGATGAGGAATCTAAAGGTGCAGCCTTTTATGTAGAGCGAAGCGGAAATCCCCGGATAAGCTCGGTGGAGTTTTCGAACTTTTGTATCGATGGTTTGCATTTCAAGGAAGATGGTTCAGGAATGGCCAATCCGGAAAACACCTATACGAATGGGAAAACAGGTATTTATGTGGCAAGTGCCTGTGACTCATTCCGGATTACAGGCATGGGGTTTGTGTATTTAGAGCATGGCATCACGATTTATCATGCAGATGCCCTGTCTATTCATTATAATTTCATAGCGGAATGCGGGAACTGCATCGAACTGCGAGGCTGGGGGCAGGCTTCCAAAATCACGGATAACCTGATCGGAGCGGGTTTTAAAGGATATTCCATTTACGCTGAAAACTTTGGCGGACTTTTGATTACAGCGAATAACATTTTCCCGCGGGGGGCGAGCAGTATCTATTTGGACGGTGTGACCCGTTCCAGTATCACAAACAACCGGCTTCATTCCTTTTATCCGGGAATGGTGGTACTCCAGGGGAATTGTTCGGAAAACCTGGTTTCTTCTAACCACTTTTTGCGTGACCATGAACCGTGGACCCCTTTTGTGGGTGTGGACAATGGCTTGGATGATGTGTATGGTCTTCTTTATATCAGCGGCCATCATAATTCTGTTATTGGCAATCATTTTTCTGAAGTTGTTCATGATATCAAGCCGAAAGGTGCAACACCTGTCATCATCCGGCTTGCTTCGGGGAATGGGAATTATATCTCGACGAATCATGTTGTGGCCACAGAGGTGCAGGCCAACACAAGCGACTCCTGTTACGCTGCGCAAGTAGAAGCATTGCTCGCGACCGAAGCTGCAGAGCCGCTTACCGTAACAACCGTATTGGTAGAAAAAGAATCGCTTCAAAATACGATTCTTGATTCGGGAAGTGACGCCCAGGTTGTGATGGACAAGACTGTAAATGCGTTCAGGGCTACTCCGGTGCCGGGAGTATAA
- a CDS encoding XRE family transcriptional regulator yields the protein MEELNLILAKNLKTIREEKKLSLEKVAELTGVSKTMIGQIERGGSSPTITTVWKIANGLKVSFSSLIHAQQPDTEVVKKESVNMLSIDKGRYRVFPYFPFEDERRFEMYGVEIDPEGYLDSESHNPGTEEFITVFEGELTVRIKQHDHTIKAGDSIRFKADGPHSYHNSGDSKVRLSMVIYYPE from the coding sequence GTGGAGGAATTAAATCTCATTCTCGCAAAAAATTTAAAAACGATTCGCGAAGAAAAGAAACTCAGCCTGGAGAAGGTTGCCGAGCTTACTGGGGTCAGCAAAACGATGATTGGCCAGATTGAACGGGGCGGGTCCAGTCCCACGATCACCACGGTCTGGAAAATTGCAAACGGGTTAAAGGTCTCCTTTTCCTCCCTGATCCATGCCCAGCAGCCGGACACAGAAGTCGTCAAAAAAGAGAGCGTCAATATGCTGTCCATCGACAAAGGAAGGTACCGGGTTTTTCCTTACTTCCCTTTTGAAGATGAGCGGCGCTTTGAGATGTACGGGGTGGAAATTGACCCGGAAGGCTATCTCGATTCCGAATCCCATAATCCAGGCACCGAAGAATTCATCACGGTCTTTGAAGGCGAACTGACAGTCCGGATCAAACAGCACGATCACACTATCAAAGCCGGCGACTCCATCCGCTTCAAAGCAGACGGTCCGCACAGCTATCATAATTCCGGCGACAGCAAGGTTCGGTTGAGTATGGTCATTTATTATCCTGAATAA
- a CDS encoding McrC family protein, translating to MKHLIVTEGYGSLLINNTADDALTNREAQELLDYIELKELDKDNIILTINEVKFINYVGYIRLSSCSIEILPKVNGNAEQSRKVLLEMLNTSGFLKISESELSEVTLIKENLFEIIGYLFSRRLNKEVKKGLYRSYVLENDHLHRLRGKINIKEQMSNTISKTTSVACEYDEFKTDNLLNQILKKTMDTLLKRVRNNETKKFLTHDIAHFEEVSAIPVLVYQLENIHFNRNNQRFYNSYLLAKLILLESSSLFQNGLNQNFSILFKMNELFEEYIAYLAKQLFQDVTVKDRSYKLLVNENTGRKNFLLEPDLLINGDCGKPLIIDTKWKRYDPFSSSHGIQRNDLYQMYAYLTRYDTVQAVVLLYPHDRTSKYNSGECLNTWYLEGDHSKKIKCYTINYETKKDTLCELQRIVKEL from the coding sequence ATGAAACATTTAATTGTAACGGAGGGCTATGGTTCGCTATTAATAAACAACACGGCTGATGATGCTTTAACAAACCGCGAAGCTCAAGAGCTGCTTGATTATATTGAATTAAAAGAACTGGATAAAGATAATATTATACTTACGATTAACGAAGTAAAATTCATCAATTATGTGGGCTACATAAGGTTATCCAGTTGTTCCATTGAAATATTGCCTAAGGTCAACGGCAATGCAGAACAGTCTAGAAAAGTGCTGCTTGAGATGCTAAATACTTCCGGGTTTTTAAAGATTAGTGAATCAGAATTAAGTGAAGTAACCTTGATCAAGGAAAATCTTTTCGAAATTATTGGATATTTATTTTCAAGGAGATTGAACAAAGAAGTAAAAAAGGGTTTATATCGAAGCTATGTTTTAGAAAACGATCATCTTCATCGGCTTAGAGGGAAAATAAATATCAAGGAACAAATGAGTAATACCATCAGTAAGACAACCTCTGTTGCTTGTGAATATGATGAATTTAAGACCGATAACCTTTTAAACCAAATCTTAAAGAAAACCATGGATACTCTATTGAAAAGAGTTAGAAATAATGAAACAAAAAAGTTTTTAACACATGATATTGCGCATTTTGAAGAGGTTAGTGCCATTCCTGTATTAGTCTATCAGTTAGAAAATATTCATTTTAATCGGAATAATCAGCGCTTCTATAACAGTTATTTATTGGCTAAATTAATTCTACTAGAATCATCCAGCTTATTTCAAAACGGCTTGAATCAAAATTTTTCAATCCTCTTCAAAATGAATGAGTTATTTGAAGAATATATAGCCTATTTAGCAAAGCAGCTTTTTCAAGATGTAACAGTAAAAGACCGTTCTTATAAATTGCTGGTAAATGAAAATACAGGGCGTAAAAACTTTTTATTGGAACCTGATTTGTTAATCAATGGAGACTGCGGAAAACCGCTAATAATCGATACAAAGTGGAAAAGATATGATCCCTTCAGCTCATCCCATGGAATTCAAAGAAACGATTTATATCAAATGTACGCGTATTTAACTAGATATGATACGGTTCAGGCAGTGGTTCTCTTATATCCTCATGATCGTACCAGCAAATACAATAGTGGAGAATGTCTAAACACATGGTATTTAGAGGGAGATCATAGTAAGAAAATAAAATGCTATACAATAAATTATGAAACTAAAAAGGATACACTCTGCGAGTTGCAAAGAATTGTAAAAGAGTTGTAA
- a CDS encoding alpha/beta hydrolase, whose amino-acid sequence MGKGTIYKREGKRLITQHYDHYLKSFDFDVEQIYVDTSYGKTHILVAGPPEGKPIFIFQGGNCINPMTLSWFLPLVDQYRVYAPDTIGHPGYSGEDRISAKDNSFAQWIKELMDYFNINSSAFVGPSYGAGIILRLATFMPDKIDCSILVSPAGIRLGSKIRMIKDILLPLVLFNGTSSQKYLDKITDAMSDNSMKEMDKKIIGDVFKYIKLEQEMPKLTTKEELSHYSAPTLIIAGRKDIFFPESRLNKAAREIIPNLIAFKTYEMGHFPSDEHLIKINNDIVEFLKEHY is encoded by the coding sequence TTGGGGAAAGGCACCATTTATAAAAGGGAAGGGAAAAGACTCATTACTCAACATTATGATCATTATCTAAAGTCGTTTGATTTTGATGTCGAGCAGATCTATGTTGATACAAGTTATGGCAAAACACATATTCTTGTAGCAGGACCACCAGAAGGAAAACCTATTTTTATATTTCAGGGTGGTAATTGTATAAATCCAATGACTTTATCTTGGTTTTTACCACTCGTAGATCAATACAGAGTTTATGCACCAGATACTATTGGTCATCCAGGATACAGTGGAGAAGATAGAATTTCGGCGAAGGACAATAGTTTTGCGCAGTGGATAAAGGAGCTAATGGATTACTTTAATATTAATAGCAGTGCATTTGTTGGTCCGTCCTACGGTGCCGGTATTATTTTGAGATTAGCCACATTTATGCCAGACAAAATTGACTGTTCTATATTGGTATCACCAGCAGGAATAAGGTTAGGTTCTAAAATTAGAATGATTAAAGATATCTTACTTCCTTTAGTCTTATTTAATGGTACTTCATCACAAAAATATCTCGATAAAATAACGGATGCGATGTCAGATAATAGTATGAAAGAAATGGATAAAAAAATTATTGGAGATGTGTTTAAATATATTAAACTTGAACAAGAAATGCCCAAATTAACCACGAAGGAAGAATTATCACATTATAGCGCGCCCACCTTAATCATAGCAGGGAGAAAAGATATCTTTTTTCCTGAAAGCAGATTAAACAAAGCGGCTAGAGAAATCATTCCAAATTTAATTGCATTTAAGACTTATGAGATGGGACATTTTCCATCTGACGAGCACCTGATAAAGATCAACAATGATATTGTAGAGTTTTTAAAGGAGCATTACTAA
- a CDS encoding AAA family ATPase has protein sequence MKETILNKVRESIRHKDYVIGFDTAYKIITVKITNDTYHVFLVEDNKEIMTSVEGRLEQAKLKGLQLWIEKSTLKNTAEVSMYHYKDDRPSQKPWQKDREWVIKGLLDKLNVKSLQHEYQNQEVEVKDDMSQITPKNIIMYGPPGTGKTYQTIYKSLELLDPSVDRDLLNNPNRRSEAVELFNQYKEKNQITFCTFHQSYSYEDFVEGFRFIPEKDGYEVKDGLFKTLCHMAKPQTSERQTTYQFDESKINFFKMSLGNIYDSNTENKFKYCIENNVIALGYGGEIDYENCHDKSMIEKEFRAKYPTETSFNIDAMERFKNWMDVDDIVIISSGNKRARAIGKITGDYYYNPNSEIGYRHFRSVEWLYTDTELPVQSILTAKRFSQQTIYMFGREDINIESLKSLLSDRSETSQDEKQFVLIIDEINRGNVSKIFGELITLIEPDKRLGMENELSVTLPYSSDDFAIPNNIHIIGTMNTADRSIALLDTALRRRFEFVEMLPDYSLLPEDAEGIDIRRMLRTINERIEYLYDREHVLGHALFLGSKDTAFYLEVMQTKVIPLLQDYFYENWEQIELVLGGSGKNEDQDRFLWKNEMDSEKLFGKTLRGQNQVKYVLNPDPSPAAMSKVYENAAEFLK, from the coding sequence ATGAAGGAAACAATTTTAAATAAAGTCAGAGAAAGTATCCGTCATAAAGATTACGTTATTGGTTTCGATACCGCCTACAAAATCATTACAGTCAAAATAACAAATGACACATACCATGTATTTCTAGTGGAAGACAATAAAGAAATAATGACAAGCGTAGAGGGTAGACTGGAACAAGCCAAACTAAAAGGTCTTCAGCTATGGATCGAAAAATCCACTTTGAAAAATACTGCAGAAGTGTCAATGTATCATTATAAAGATGATCGCCCCAGTCAAAAACCATGGCAAAAGGACAGGGAGTGGGTTATTAAGGGATTATTAGATAAATTAAATGTTAAGAGTCTTCAACATGAATACCAAAATCAAGAAGTTGAGGTGAAAGATGATATGTCACAAATAACACCCAAAAACATTATTATGTACGGACCTCCAGGCACTGGAAAAACGTATCAGACGATTTACAAAAGCTTAGAGCTTCTTGATCCTTCAGTTGATAGGGACTTGCTGAATAATCCAAATCGGAGAAGTGAAGCTGTTGAACTTTTTAATCAATATAAAGAGAAAAATCAAATAACGTTTTGTACGTTTCATCAGTCTTATAGTTATGAAGATTTTGTTGAGGGGTTTAGATTTATTCCTGAAAAAGATGGTTATGAGGTAAAGGATGGGCTTTTCAAAACTCTCTGCCATATGGCAAAGCCCCAAACTTCAGAACGGCAAACTACCTATCAATTTGATGAGAGTAAAATTAATTTCTTTAAAATGTCACTGGGTAATATTTACGACAGTAATACAGAGAACAAATTCAAATACTGCATTGAAAACAATGTGATTGCTTTAGGTTATGGCGGTGAGATTGATTACGAGAACTGCCATGATAAGAGTATGATTGAAAAAGAGTTTCGAGCCAAATATCCAACTGAAACTTCCTTTAATATTGATGCAATGGAAAGATTTAAGAATTGGATGGATGTTGATGATATTGTCATCATTTCTAGCGGGAACAAAAGAGCGAGGGCAATTGGAAAAATCACCGGGGACTATTACTACAATCCTAATTCTGAAATTGGATACAGGCATTTCCGGTCGGTCGAGTGGCTATATACGGACACCGAGCTGCCAGTCCAGAGTATTTTAACTGCAAAACGGTTCTCACAGCAAACCATATATATGTTTGGACGAGAGGATATCAACATTGAAAGTTTAAAGAGCCTATTGTCCGATCGAAGTGAAACAAGTCAGGATGAAAAACAATTTGTGCTGATAATAGATGAGATTAACCGGGGAAATGTTTCAAAAATTTTTGGCGAGTTGATTACGTTGATCGAGCCGGATAAAAGACTTGGGATGGAAAATGAACTTAGTGTAACCTTGCCGTATTCGAGTGACGATTTTGCCATTCCTAATAATATACATATTATTGGAACGATGAATACAGCGGACCGCTCAATCGCATTACTGGATACTGCTTTGAGAAGGCGTTTTGAGTTTGTTGAAATGCTGCCGGATTATTCTCTGCTACCAGAAGATGCAGAGGGAATTGACATTCGCCGTATGCTTCGGACAATCAATGAGAGAATTGAATACTTATATGATCGTGAGCACGTTTTAGGGCATGCTTTATTTTTGGGGAGCAAGGATACTGCTTTCTACTTAGAGGTCATGCAAACAAAAGTTATTCCTTTGCTTCAGGATTATTTTTATGAAAACTGGGAGCAGATTGAATTGGTTCTGGGAGGAAGCGGGAAGAACGAAGATCAAGATCGCTTTTTATGGAAAAATGAAATGGATTCGGAAAAGCTTTTTGGTAAAACGTTAAGAGGGCAGAATCAAGTAAAGTATGTATTAAACCCAGATCCTTCTCCAGCAGCAATGTCAAAAGTATATGAGAATGCAGCTGAATTTTTAAAATGA
- a CDS encoding DNA-3-methyladenine glycosylase, whose protein sequence is MWQEQVQVTPPYDFDRVLERLAIDPLNTLDLDERYVKVPLRLNGFEPHVITVQATGSKQAPSFMVSGKTDAVKSEALKEVRRIFQWDRELSAIGEHFKSSAIAQIFEEHEGTPLVLDFSLYGSLIKCIIHQQLNMAFAMTLTMRFVKTYGEEVDGVWFHPHPEKSAAIPVTELRELQFSGRKAEYITGISSMIASGELDLNKLHDQTDEEIMNELIKIKGIGPWTVQNILLFGLGRPNLFPIADIGIQNALKQHFNLDAKPTKEDMLAYSKEWEPYLSYASLYLWRSIEKRTER, encoded by the coding sequence ATGTGGCAGGAACAGGTTCAGGTAACGCCTCCTTATGATTTTGACAGGGTTTTGGAAAGACTGGCAATTGATCCGCTGAATACGCTTGATCTGGATGAGCGGTATGTGAAGGTTCCGCTCCGGCTGAACGGATTTGAGCCGCATGTAATAACGGTTCAGGCGACCGGGAGCAAGCAGGCTCCGTCCTTTATGGTGTCGGGCAAAACCGATGCGGTGAAAAGTGAGGCGCTGAAGGAAGTGCGCCGGATTTTTCAGTGGGACCGGGAGCTGTCGGCGATCGGCGAGCATTTCAAGTCATCTGCCATTGCGCAGATTTTCGAGGAGCATGAGGGGACACCGCTTGTCCTGGATTTCAGTCTGTACGGAAGCCTCATTAAATGCATCATCCATCAGCAGCTCAATATGGCGTTCGCGATGACGCTGACGATGCGGTTTGTGAAAACGTATGGGGAAGAGGTGGATGGCGTTTGGTTCCATCCCCATCCGGAGAAATCAGCAGCCATTCCCGTGACAGAACTCCGGGAGCTGCAGTTCAGCGGCCGGAAAGCGGAGTATATTACGGGCATTTCCTCAATGATTGCAAGCGGGGAGCTCGATTTGAACAAGCTTCATGACCAGACAGATGAAGAGATTATGAATGAACTCATTAAGATAAAAGGCATCGGACCGTGGACGGTACAGAATATCCTTCTGTTCGGACTCGGACGGCCGAATTTGTTCCCGATTGCAGACATCGGCATTCAAAATGCCCTGAAGCAGCATTTCAACCTGGACGCAAAGCCGACTAAGGAAGACATGCTGGCCTACAGCAAAGAGTGGGAGCCATACTTGAGCTACGCCTCCCTATATTTATGGCGGAGCATTGAAAAAAGAACGGAGCGTTAA
- a CDS encoding LysE family transporter, with protein MSVVSFLVFAFVTSFTPGPNNIMAMAFANQYGFKRTLKFCLGVGVGCFLILIGCSSFNMLLGTYLPKVEFFMTILGASYMLYLAFKILKSKPDGNKDSGDKNISFSAGMMLQFINPKLILYGITAISTFVLPYYSSPSSFFMFSLFLAFLGFAATICWAFFGALFQKVLHQYRTQFNVLMALLLVYSAGSILF; from the coding sequence TTGTCAGTCGTTTCTTTTTTGGTTTTTGCGTTTGTTACATCCTTTACCCCGGGTCCCAATAATATTATGGCCATGGCATTTGCCAATCAATATGGATTTAAACGGACTCTGAAGTTCTGTCTCGGAGTCGGAGTCGGCTGCTTCTTAATCTTAATCGGCTGCAGTTCCTTCAACATGCTGCTCGGTACATACCTGCCAAAAGTAGAATTCTTCATGACGATTCTTGGAGCATCCTATATGCTGTATCTCGCTTTTAAAATCCTGAAAAGCAAACCGGACGGCAATAAAGACTCAGGAGATAAAAACATCTCGTTTTCAGCGGGCATGATGCTCCAGTTCATCAACCCGAAGCTGATCCTTTACGGAATTACCGCGATTTCCACATTCGTGCTTCCGTATTACTCATCTCCATCAAGCTTCTTCATGTTCTCCCTGTTCCTTGCATTCCTCGGATTTGCAGCCACAATCTGCTGGGCATTTTTCGGGGCACTGTTTCAAAAGGTTCTGCATCAGTACCGGACCCAGTTTAATGTACTGATGGCATTGCTGCTTGTTTATAGTGCGGGGAGTATATTGTTTTAG